From one Dermatophagoides farinae isolate YC_2012a chromosome 5, ASM2471394v1, whole genome shotgun sequence genomic stretch:
- the LOC124499700 gene encoding uncharacterized protein LOC124499700 has product MLRNWRWFNGPQTKRFVRRVRLNILFHPKHSILILIITIGLIYVLYQLLFSPFISNHDSYDSQLELLTNMNKCESMNPLAMLVFETFVRRIINTFDMLEVTYFLCYETLWSTLKRANGDHKHKNGSKIRLKITDACFNLCILNEDLQRHDESIIERRFRNNGIQLHYIHSDGIYVLKPTTRLIDMTIPRDLDADGIREKKIDEEELHPILFTIHARIHVFEKDSQEDMYRRIGWRSRLLPSTMCKQLHCFPTNLIDNNDDDQVITNSSNKNDRQQQQQQQQKSRQSTMGQLPKLEYLPSLFVNVPREGLEIQKYHYPDTWWTMTDSVDECSLSSSSSSSS; this is encoded by the coding sequence ATGCTTCGAAATTGGCGTTGGTTTAATGGCCCACAAACCAAACGTTTTGTACGTCGTGTTCGTTTGAATATTCTATTTCATccaaaacattcgattttgattctaATCATAACAATCGGTTTAATCTATGTTCTTTATCAATTGTTATTTTCACCATTCATAAGTAATCATGATAGCTATGATTCACAATTAGAATTATTGACcaatatgaataaatgtgaatCTATGAATCCATTGGCAATGCTTGTATTTGAAACATTCGTACGACGAATCATTAATACATTTGATATGCTTGAAGTAACATATTTTCTTTGCTATGAAACATTATGGTCAACATTGAAAAGAGCAAATGGTGAtcataaacataaaaatggatcaaaaattcgattgaaaataaCCGATGCTTGTTTTAATCTATGCATATTGAATGAAGATCTACAACGTCATGATGAATCTATTATTGAACGACGTTTTCGTAATAATGGTATACAATTACATTATATACATTCAGATGGTATTTATGTATTAAAACCAACAACACGATTAATTGATATGACTATACCAAGAGATTTAGATGCCGATGGTAttcgagagaaaaaaatcgatgaagaagaattaCATCCAATTCTATTCACGATACATGCACGAATACATGTGTTTGAAAAAGATTCACAAGAAGATATGTATCGTCGTATTGGTTGGCGTAGTAGACTATTACCATCGACAATGTGTAAACAATTACATTGTTTTCCAACCAatttaatcgataataatgatgatgatcaagtaatcacaaattcttcaaacaaaaatgatcgacaacaacaacaacaacaacaacagaaatcCAGACAATCAACAATGGGACAATTACCGAAATTAGAATatttaccatcattatttgttaaTGTACCACGTGAAGGTTTAGAGa